The genomic DNA TGTCGGGACGGACGTTGAAACCGATGATGACCGCGTCGGAGGCGCTGGCCAGCATGACGTCGGATTCGGTGATGCCGCCGACGCCGACGTGGATCACGTTGACTCGGACCTTCTCGTTGGAGAGCTTCTCGAGCGAGGCCTTGACCGCTTCGCTGGAGCCTTGGACGTCGGCCTTGAGGATGAGCGCCAGCTCCTTGGCCTCGCCGGCCTTGAGCTTGCTGAAGAGATCCTCGAGGCTCATCTTGCTGCCGCCGCCGATGCGCTGGTCGCGAGCCTTCATCTGACGATGCTCGGCAACCTGCTTGGCGGCCTTTTCGTCTTCCAAGGCTTGCAGGAGCTCGCTGGCCTGGGGAACGCCGTCGAGGCCCAGAACCTCGACCGGCACGCCGGGACCGGCCTCGCGGACCTGCTCGCCCCGATCGTTGGTCATAGCTCGGACCCGGCCGAATTGGCTGCCCGCGACGATGGCATCGCCGGCACGCAGCGTTCCTTCCTGAACGAGGGCGGTGACCACCGGTCCTCGGCCCTTTTCGAGCCGGGCCTCGATGATGACGCCCTTGGCCAGCTTGTTGGGATTGGCCTTGAGCTCCAGCATCTCGGTCTGGAGAAAAATGCTTTCGAGCAGCTCGGGCACGCCCTGCTTGGTCTTGGCCGAAACCGGCACGAAGAGGACGTCGCCGCCCCAATCCTCGGCGAGCAGGCCATGCTCCGAAAGCTGGCGCTTGACCACGTCGGGATTGGCGCCGGGCTTGTCGATTTTGTTGACCGCGACGATGATCGGGACTTCGGCGGCCTTGGCATGATTGATCGCCTCGATGGTCTGAGGCATCACGCCGTCGTCGGCCGCGACCACCAGGACGACGATGTCGGTGACCGAGGCGCCGCGGGCCCGCATCGCGGTGAAAGCTTCGTGACCCGGAGTGTCGAGGAAGGTCAGCTCCCGGCCCTCGCCCAAGCCGACACGGTAGGCCCCGATGTGCTGGGTGATGCCGCCGAACTCGCCGGCCGCGACGTCGGCTTGGCGGATGGCGTCGAGCAAGGAGGTCTTGCCGTGGTCGACGTGACCCATGACGGTGACGACCGGCGCCCGGGTGATCAGGCTTTCGGGCGCGTCTTCATCGGTCTTGAGGACCGCCTCTTCTTCAAAGGAAGTCTTCTTGACCTCCCATTGATAATCGGCGGCCAATAGGACGGCGGTGTCGTAGTCGATGGCTTGGTTCATCGCCGCCATCGTCCCGGCGGCCATCAGCTTCTTGATCAGCTCGCCGCTCTTGACGCCGAGCTGTTGGGCCAAATCGGAAACCGTGATGGTGTCGCCCATCTTGACGATGCGCTTGATCGCCTTGGGCAAGGTCGTTTCGGGCTTCTTGCCGACGACTCGCGACTTGACCCTGCGGCGCTTGGAGCTGCGGCCGGGCTGGAAGACCCGGTCGGCGATGTTGTGAGTCGAAATCCGGGCGATCTGGGAAAGGGTGTTGACCTTGCCAATGCCCTCGATGTCCAAGTCCTCGTTCTCGACCTTGGCCTTCTTGCCGCCCTTCTTGGCCTTGAGGCGCTTCTCCTCTTCCTCGCTGAGCTCGGGCGCCGCCCCCTCTTCGCGAACGCCGGGCCGGGCCGTCGAAGGCGCGGTGGTTCCATCGGCCTTCCGCTTCATGTGGGGAAGCTGAATGATCGTTCCAACCGGCGGACCTTCGGGCAGGGCTCGAGGACCGACGACCTTGGGCTCCTCAGCCTTGGGCTTGACCGAAGGCGCGGGCGCGGCTTTGACGGACTCGGCCGGCTTGGTCGGAGCGGCCTTTTCGATCGGAGCCTTGGCTTCGATCGGCGGCGGAGCCGCTTCTTCGGCCAGAGCCGGAGCTTCCGGAACCTGGGGTTCGGGCGCGGGCGCCTCCATCACCGGCTCGGCGACGGCGGCTTCCTGGGGAGGAGCCGCTTCCGCGGGTGGGGCTGGCTCGGCGGCTGCCGGGGCCTCCGTCTCGGCCTTGGCGCGACGACGGATGATGCCGGGTTTGATGCGTTTTTCGACGACGCCTTGTTTGTTTTCCATAAATATCGTTCCCCTTCATCGGGATACTAAGCAGGCTGTTGAAAAAATGGTTTTATTCCCGGTGTTTTTTTTCAACGGCTAACTACTTGCTTCCGACGAATTCGACTCGGCCGGGGCCTCTTCGGAGGCGCTGGCCTCGGCCGCGGCCCGGGCTTCCTCGGCGGCCTTGGCTTCGGCGGCCGCGCGGGCCTCGGCTTGGGCCTTGGCTTCGGCTTCGGCGCGCTGCTTGGCTTCCTCGGCCTTGCGGGCCTCTTCACGGAGGAAAATCTCGCTGGGGCGCTGCTCCACCGGCATCTTCATCACTTCGACCGCCCGATTGTGGATCTCGGTCAAGCGGTCGGGGTTGATGCCCGGCAAGGTCAAAAATTCCTCGAGCGGAGTCTCGGCGATCTCCCGCGTCGTCCGGAAAGCATGGCTGTAGAAGATGCTGGACAGGCTCTCTTCAATCTCCAAGTCGGCGACCAGCGCCATCTTGGCCCGCTTGGTCATCTCTTCATGCTTGGTCTCGCTGTAAATGTCGATGTTCCAGCCGGTCAGCTGGGCCGCCAGCCGGACATTCTGGCCGCGGCGGCCGATCGCCAGCGAAAGCTGGTCGTCGGGCACGATGATCTCCATCGAGTGGTCTTTCTCGTGGATGATGACCTTGGCGACCTCGGCCGGGGCGATCGCGTTGCAGACGAAGCGGGCCGGATCCTCGTCCCAGGTGACGATGTCGATCTTTTCGCCGCGGAGCTCTTGGACCACCGACTGGACCCGGCTGCCCTTCATGCCGACGCAAGCGCCGACCGGGTCGACGTCGCTGTCCTTGGAGTAAACCGCGACCTTGGCCCGGCTGCCGACTTCGCGGGCGACGTTCTTGATCTCGACGATGGCCTCGTTGATCTCGGGCACCTCCATCGCGAAGAGCGAGCGGATCAGCGCCGGGCTGCGGCGCGAGAGGATGAGCTGGGGCCCCTTGGCGCCCTTGCGCAGCTCGAGGAAGTAAGCCTGAATCCGTTCGCCGGTCTTGTAAGTCTCGGAGGGGACCTGCTCGGAGCCGGGGATGATGGCCTCGGTCCGGCCCAAGTCGACGATCATGGTGCCCTTCTCGAAGCGGCGGACGATGCCGGTGATCAGCTCGCCGACCCGGTCCTTGTATTCGTTGTAAATGATGTCGCTCTCGGCTTCCCGGATCTTCTGAATGATGACCTGCTTGGCGGTCTGGGCGGCGATGCGGCCGAACTGATAGGAATCGAGCTTTTCGCCGAGCTCGTCGCCGAGTTGGGCCTCGGGGTCGAGCTTCTGGGCTTCGGGCAAGGTGATCTGGGTGGCCGGCGTCTCGATGGTCTCGACGACGTTGCGGAATTGGAAGAGCTCGACCTCGCCCAGCTCCTCATTGTACTGGGCCTCGAGCTCGGCATCGTGACCGTACTTCTTGCGGGCGGCCGAGACCATCGCGGTCTCGATTGCATCGACCAAAATCTCCTTCGGAATCCCCTTGTCCCTCTTCACTTGGTCCAAGACCGCGTTCAGGTTGATGAACATCGACTTGACGTTTTCCTTGGCGGTCTTCCTCTTGCGCGGTGGCATACTTAATGGCCTTTCTTCTTCTTGTGCTGGCGCGGGCCCGGCTTCGGTCCCGCGGCTTTCGCCTCGCTGGCGAAGTAATCCAAATTGGCCTTCTTGACGGCCGCGACGGGCAGGCGATGGG from bacterium includes the following:
- the infB gene encoding translation initiation factor IF-2, which produces MENKQGVVEKRIKPGIIRRRAKAETEAPAAAEPAPPAEAAPPQEAAVAEPVMEAPAPEPQVPEAPALAEEAAPPPIEAKAPIEKAAPTKPAESVKAAPAPSVKPKAEEPKVVGPRALPEGPPVGTIIQLPHMKRKADGTTAPSTARPGVREEGAAPELSEEEEKRLKAKKGGKKAKVENEDLDIEGIGKVNTLSQIARISTHNIADRVFQPGRSSKRRRVKSRVVGKKPETTLPKAIKRIVKMGDTITVSDLAQQLGVKSGELIKKLMAAGTMAAMNQAIDYDTAVLLAADYQWEVKKTSFEEEAVLKTDEDAPESLITRAPVVTVMGHVDHGKTSLLDAIRQADVAAGEFGGITQHIGAYRVGLGEGRELTFLDTPGHEAFTAMRARGASVTDIVVLVVAADDGVMPQTIEAINHAKAAEVPIIVAVNKIDKPGANPDVVKRQLSEHGLLAEDWGGDVLFVPVSAKTKQGVPELLESIFLQTEMLELKANPNKLAKGVIIEARLEKGRGPVVTALVQEGTLRAGDAIVAGSQFGRVRAMTNDRGEQVREAGPGVPVEVLGLDGVPQASELLQALEDEKAAKQVAEHRQMKARDQRIGGGSKMSLEDLFSKLKAGEAKELALILKADVQGSSEAVKASLEKLSNEKVRVNVIHVGVGGITESDVMLASASDAVIIGFNVRPDTKAREVSEQEGVEIKVYQVIYDAVEDVKKAMEGLLEPTIKEKYLGRAEIREVFNISKVGNIAGCYVVDGKIQRNSNVRLLRDSVIVHEGKLSSLKRFKDDAREVEKGYECGLGFESFNDMKVGDIVECYLLETVKTKLG
- the nusA gene encoding transcription termination factor NusA, whose amino-acid sequence is MPPRKRKTAKENVKSMFINLNAVLDQVKRDKGIPKEILVDAIETAMVSAARKKYGHDAELEAQYNEELGEVELFQFRNVVETIETPATQITLPEAQKLDPEAQLGDELGEKLDSYQFGRIAAQTAKQVIIQKIREAESDIIYNEYKDRVGELITGIVRRFEKGTMIVDLGRTEAIIPGSEQVPSETYKTGERIQAYFLELRKGAKGPQLILSRRSPALIRSLFAMEVPEINEAIVEIKNVAREVGSRAKVAVYSKDSDVDPVGACVGMKGSRVQSVVQELRGEKIDIVTWDEDPARFVCNAIAPAEVAKVIIHEKDHSMEIIVPDDQLSLAIGRRGQNVRLAAQLTGWNIDIYSETKHEEMTKRAKMALVADLEIEESLSSIFYSHAFRTTREIAETPLEEFLTLPGINPDRLTEIHNRAVEVMKMPVEQRPSEIFLREEARKAEEAKQRAEAEAKAQAEARAAAEAKAAEEARAAAEASASEEAPAESNSSEASS